A part of Desulfotomaculum nigrificans DSM 574 genomic DNA contains:
- a CDS encoding TIGR02678 family protein, translating into MARIARNNQEEIKNCFIALLNRPWVTKADDPELYQSIRSHYQELRDWFQEYCGFSLLLTRQLARLEKFPGQAHAWMGLELFSDPLDYALFTYCLWYLEGKNETDQFLLTEMIEEIKNHLIGSQVSLDFTMYHHRQSMYRALKQLKALKVLVAVDGDEAEWARVGNDKNVLYECSPLSRYVLRHFPQDLTTYQTPASLGELAYPDDQEGQVRRRRHRVYRRLLQEPVVHDWEWSQDERYYVLTQRHTILEHLSARFGLEGQRYREGLIFFYPDHSAEIELFPTAKNISDLVLLLAGEIRRLLDQSDTGIYTDERGRIPLTLAELEGLLLRLRERHKSLWSQQLRQAKSNELAQEILAHLTDWGLATVNSEQIILLNPALGRWNGNYLTDEDEE; encoded by the coding sequence ATGGCCCGTATAGCCCGGAATAACCAGGAAGAAATAAAGAATTGTTTTATCGCCTTGCTCAACCGCCCCTGGGTGACCAAGGCGGATGACCCGGAATTATACCAGAGCATTCGCAGTCATTACCAGGAGCTCAGGGACTGGTTTCAAGAATATTGCGGTTTCAGCCTGCTGTTAACCAGGCAACTGGCCAGGCTGGAGAAATTTCCCGGCCAGGCCCATGCCTGGATGGGATTGGAATTATTCAGTGACCCCTTGGACTACGCCCTTTTTACCTATTGTCTCTGGTACCTGGAAGGTAAGAATGAAACAGACCAATTTTTGCTCACCGAAATGATCGAAGAAATCAAAAACCATTTGATCGGCTCCCAGGTATCGCTGGATTTTACCATGTACCACCACCGTCAGTCCATGTATCGGGCCCTCAAACAGTTAAAGGCACTTAAGGTACTGGTGGCGGTGGACGGGGATGAAGCGGAATGGGCCCGGGTAGGTAACGACAAAAACGTTCTCTACGAGTGCTCCCCTTTGTCCCGCTATGTACTCCGGCATTTTCCGCAGGATTTGACCACCTATCAAACTCCGGCATCCCTGGGGGAATTAGCTTATCCCGATGACCAGGAAGGACAAGTTCGCCGACGCCGGCACAGGGTTTACCGCAGGCTGCTGCAGGAGCCGGTGGTGCACGACTGGGAATGGAGCCAGGATGAACGCTATTACGTACTGACCCAGCGGCATACCATCCTGGAACACCTGTCCGCTCGCTTTGGTCTGGAAGGCCAGCGTTACCGGGAAGGACTGATCTTTTTTTACCCCGACCACTCGGCAGAAATAGAACTTTTCCCCACCGCCAAAAACATCTCCGATCTGGTTTTACTGCTGGCAGGAGAAATCCGTCGCCTGCTGGACCAGTCGGATACCGGCATTTATACGGATGAACGCGGGCGTATCCCGCTGACCCTGGCGGAGTTGGAGGGACTGCTGCTGCGCCTGAGGGAAAGACACAAATCACTATGGAGCCAGCAATTGCGTCAAGCCAAGAGCAATGAACTGGCCCAGGAAATACTGGCGCACTTAACCGATTGGGGTCTGGCTACGGTAAATTCAGAGCAAATAATTTTACTTAACCCGGCCCTGGGCCGTTGGAACGGAAATTATCTAACAGATGAGGATGAGGAATGA
- a CDS encoding TIGR02680 family protein gives MMRNRWQMNLAGIFNFWYYTDEVQFKLSDGRLVLRGANGSGKSVTMQSFLPLVLDGNKRPSRLDPFGSKDRKIDYYLLLEPDSGIQDRIGYLYLEFYHPEQQRYLTIGIGLRARRNANTGFWGFAITDNRRIGKDILLYERDYSQGQEQKIPLTRSQLEDVIGEGGQVVTEQGKYMEMVNKLLFGYGDLQSFQELLDLLIQLRSPKLSKDFKPTTIYEILSNALPPLQDDELRPLSEVMEDMDQINDRLEEVCLHRREAEKLQQVYNRYNKYLLYHQSSQLLQAKRQWDNQQSSTQELEAKLQEISRSLQERNERLTEQSTKLLEVNARHQVLAASEVLEKRHELNRLREEKERTNRQAERLAKSLMYWQGKQKEYRRDQEKYTAEAAEYTTRQQATLADLEDIAREFDFSRHDVYHRQWDRDMPREFNQWHNWQQDLSEQERQINQALEIARRVDHKKYERDLAEREVGNARQRRDTAEESYRFEEENCDLVQKSYQEQIFAWRKNLLELHLSDEELQKTLHRLSLFPEVSYESIKEPMLEAFDHRYLDLQKQKVALEQQRDRHQEEQNQLRAAWQEWKNHKDPEPPRSAARELSRRQRGEGAPLYALCEFREGVSEELKASLEAALQQSGLLDAWVSPQGLGILGTNEEEIWIAPNPQFFGYTLADYLYPTPPEDGSLKAEIIDQILRTISLGDISSGDNVGAAVNEQGYFRLGALCGKAAAKERAEFIGKETRHRTRLAEMARLEALMEQEQQNIDDCNRQIHRIEEALTRLTQEKSCFPAGDELQEAFSRLAQARREMESALEEERQKVELFRQASQAYQETAAELHTFMQGWTIPKNTAGLTAARDQLQTYRQLLGELHSHWSSYRMSQAALDRALAGLAEAAEKIAEETDELASLRETLHHINAQISAFEQALKDLGIEDIDRQLRELEQQRDALQREINALDKEIRQLEKEQGIEESRLSAARELLKEKEAALNQAREAWLCEWNRRLVADWSEVTVSEANLPGLYRVAQQVLQQYRDEKYLQKSKDSITNDLFLAFQECRGNLHPYGPELMLDEEHQRNLVLFMRDRHNPLPPQALVQELKTTEEEQRLLLSQKDRELYEQIIIHSVGKAIRYKILRAEQWVQQMNRLMEQRDTSSGLRLHLKWEPRPAANEKELDTLQLVNLLKKDPQMLRNQEIEQMIEHFRSRITWAKQEADQHDTLRQWIYRLLDYREWFRFTLYYEKGEQPRRELTDSRFNALSGGEKALSMYIPLFAATYSRYNDCRPEAPKIISLDEAFAGVDDENMRDMFGLLTQLDFDYMMTSQVLWGCYDTVPKLSVYEIYRPKDARFVTLIQYYWNGFRRMLVDESMVEENA, from the coding sequence ATGATGCGCAACCGCTGGCAAATGAATCTGGCCGGTATTTTTAATTTCTGGTATTACACCGATGAAGTTCAGTTTAAGTTAAGCGATGGCCGCCTGGTCCTGCGGGGGGCCAATGGTTCCGGCAAATCCGTAACCATGCAAAGTTTTTTGCCGCTGGTGCTGGACGGCAATAAACGCCCTTCCCGTCTGGATCCCTTTGGTTCCAAGGATCGCAAGATCGACTATTACCTGCTGCTGGAGCCGGATAGCGGTATTCAAGACCGGATTGGTTATCTTTATCTGGAATTTTATCACCCGGAACAACAGCGCTACCTTACTATTGGTATTGGGCTGCGGGCCCGCCGCAATGCCAACACCGGTTTTTGGGGCTTTGCCATCACGGATAACCGTCGCATCGGCAAAGATATTCTGCTTTATGAAAGGGACTACAGCCAAGGACAAGAGCAAAAGATCCCTCTCACCCGTTCCCAGTTGGAGGATGTCATCGGCGAAGGCGGACAAGTGGTCACCGAGCAAGGTAAATATATGGAAATGGTCAACAAACTGCTCTTTGGCTACGGCGATTTACAATCCTTCCAGGAGCTGCTGGACTTGCTGATTCAACTTCGCAGTCCAAAACTGTCCAAGGATTTCAAACCCACCACCATTTATGAAATATTAAGTAACGCCCTGCCTCCTCTGCAGGATGATGAACTGCGCCCGCTGTCGGAAGTCATGGAGGATATGGACCAGATTAACGACCGCCTGGAGGAGGTCTGCCTGCACCGCCGGGAAGCAGAAAAACTCCAGCAGGTGTACAACCGCTACAATAAATACCTGCTCTACCACCAGTCCAGCCAACTGCTGCAGGCCAAAAGGCAGTGGGACAACCAGCAGAGCAGCACCCAGGAACTGGAGGCTAAACTGCAAGAGATCTCCCGCTCTTTACAGGAACGAAACGAGCGACTAACAGAACAATCCACCAAACTCCTGGAGGTTAATGCCCGGCACCAAGTGCTTGCTGCCTCGGAGGTGCTGGAAAAACGGCATGAACTAAACCGGCTGCGGGAGGAAAAAGAGAGAACCAACCGGCAGGCCGAACGGCTGGCCAAAAGCCTGATGTACTGGCAAGGTAAACAAAAGGAATACCGGCGGGATCAAGAGAAGTACACCGCCGAAGCGGCGGAATATACCACCAGGCAGCAGGCGACCCTGGCTGATTTAGAAGACATTGCCCGGGAATTTGATTTTTCCCGGCATGATGTGTACCACCGCCAGTGGGATCGGGATATGCCCCGGGAATTCAATCAGTGGCACAACTGGCAGCAGGATTTGTCCGAACAGGAGCGGCAAATTAACCAAGCGCTGGAAATAGCCCGTCGGGTGGATCACAAAAAGTATGAGCGGGATCTGGCGGAGCGGGAAGTGGGTAATGCCCGTCAGCGGCGGGATACCGCTGAAGAATCCTACCGCTTTGAAGAAGAAAACTGCGACCTGGTGCAAAAATCCTACCAAGAACAAATCTTTGCCTGGCGCAAAAATTTACTGGAACTTCATCTTAGCGATGAGGAACTACAAAAAACTCTGCACCGCCTCTCCCTGTTCCCGGAAGTCTCCTACGAATCCATCAAGGAACCAATGCTGGAGGCCTTCGACCACCGTTATTTGGATTTGCAAAAACAAAAGGTGGCACTGGAGCAACAAAGAGACCGACACCAGGAAGAACAGAATCAACTCCGGGCAGCCTGGCAGGAATGGAAAAACCATAAGGACCCGGAACCGCCCCGTTCCGCCGCCCGGGAGCTGTCCCGCCGCCAGCGCGGCGAAGGTGCCCCCCTCTATGCACTATGCGAGTTTCGCGAAGGGGTTAGCGAAGAACTTAAAGCCTCCCTGGAAGCGGCCCTGCAGCAAAGCGGGTTACTGGATGCCTGGGTCAGCCCCCAGGGACTGGGTATCCTGGGGACTAATGAAGAGGAAATCTGGATTGCTCCTAATCCACAATTCTTTGGTTACACCCTGGCTGATTACTTGTACCCCACTCCCCCGGAGGATGGCTCGCTGAAAGCTGAAATCATTGACCAAATCCTCCGCACCATCAGCCTGGGAGACATCAGCAGCGGGGATAATGTGGGTGCCGCCGTTAACGAGCAGGGCTATTTTCGCCTGGGAGCCCTTTGCGGCAAGGCGGCGGCCAAGGAACGGGCCGAATTTATCGGTAAAGAAACCAGACACCGCACCCGGCTGGCCGAAATGGCCCGGCTGGAGGCGCTGATGGAACAAGAACAGCAAAATATTGATGATTGTAACCGGCAAATCCACCGGATCGAGGAGGCACTGACCCGACTGACCCAGGAAAAATCCTGCTTCCCCGCCGGTGATGAACTGCAAGAAGCCTTCTCCAGATTGGCCCAGGCCAGGAGAGAAATGGAGTCTGCCCTGGAGGAAGAAAGACAAAAGGTGGAACTTTTCCGCCAGGCATCCCAGGCCTATCAGGAGACTGCAGCCGAACTGCACACCTTCATGCAGGGTTGGACCATTCCTAAAAATACCGCCGGCCTGACCGCTGCCCGGGATCAACTGCAAACCTATCGCCAGCTGCTTGGTGAACTGCATTCCCACTGGTCCAGCTACCGCATGAGCCAGGCAGCTTTAGACCGGGCCCTGGCTGGATTGGCCGAAGCAGCAGAAAAGATTGCCGAGGAAACCGATGAACTGGCGTCCCTGCGAGAAACCTTACACCACATTAACGCCCAAATCTCAGCCTTTGAACAAGCCCTTAAAGATTTGGGCATTGAGGATATCGACCGGCAACTAAGAGAACTGGAGCAGCAACGGGATGCATTGCAAAGGGAAATTAATGCCCTGGATAAAGAAATTCGTCAGCTAGAAAAAGAGCAGGGCATCGAGGAAAGCAGGCTGTCCGCTGCCCGGGAACTATTAAAAGAAAAAGAAGCTGCCCTTAACCAAGCTCGAGAGGCCTGGCTCTGCGAATGGAACCGGCGGTTGGTGGCAGATTGGTCAGAAGTCACAGTTTCTGAAGCCAACCTGCCCGGTTTATACCGTGTGGCTCAGCAGGTGCTGCAACAATATCGGGATGAAAAGTACCTTCAGAAGAGCAAGGATAGCATTACCAACGACCTGTTTCTGGCCTTCCAGGAATGCCGCGGCAATCTGCACCCCTACGGACCTGAACTGATGCTGGACGAAGAGCACCAGCGGAACCTGGTGCTGTTTATGCGGGACCGGCATAATCCCCTGCCACCCCAGGCCCTGGTACAGGAACTGAAAACCACTGAGGAAGAGCAGCGATTGCTTTTAAGCCAAAAGGACCGGGAACTGTATGAGCAGATTATCATACACAGTGTGGGGAAAGCCATTCGCTATAAAATACTGCGGGCCGAACAATGGGTGCAGCAAATGAACCGGCTGATGGAACAGCGGGATACCTCCAGCGGCCTGCGCTTACACCTCAAGTGGGAACCCAGGCCGGCCGCCAATGAAAAGGAACTGGATACCCTCCAGCTGGTTAATTTATTAAAGAAAGACCCGCAAATGCTGCGAAATCAGGAAATAGAACAAATGATTGAACACTTTCGCTCCCGCATCACCTGGGCCAAACAGGAGGCAGACCAGCATGATACCCTGCGCCAGTGGATTTACCGACTGCTGGATTACCGGGAGTGGTTCCGGTTTACCCTCTATTATGAAAAGGGCGAGCAGCCTCGCAGGGAACTTACCGACAGCCGTTTCAATGCTTTAAGCGGCGGTGAAAAGGCCCTGTCTATGTACATCCCATTGTTTGCCGCCACCTATTCCCGCTACAACGACTGTCGACCGGAAGCCCCCAAAATTATTTCCCTGGACGAAGCCTTCGCCGGTGTTGATGATGAAAACATGCGGGATATGTTCGGGCTGTTAACCCAACTGGATTTTGATTACATGATGACCAGCCAGGTTCTGTGGGGTTGTTATGATACAGTACCAAAGCTGTCGGTTTATGAAATCTACCGTCCCAAAGATGCCAGGTTTGTGACCTTGATTCAGTATTACTGGAACGGTTTCCGGCGTATGCTGGTGGATGAAAGTATGGTGGAGGAGAATGCTTGA
- a CDS encoding TIGR02679 family protein — protein MLDYLRQPCFEKLFSLARKKIQSLNGLRGAVTLDNLSPVDQDLISGFLGKNCLGRTRLKIPLLEIDEVLKNSPLEMGLYPFLELYFNERILTNQEISATREHRWAQFFAQLQEQAQTPVTQDWLAQLWQGTGSGYRTLLALYQDNPQAALDEASICVKALDYLATHPGENLRIPVFAAKLTGDPHALDLENSLGRLLYYGLLHFLDKPETDYTAEGKRTLFREAGLLDDDVSSNVLVAGLRVCQDDPRFTIFDVANATGSPLILPLRFLAMPTRWQPGQKVYMTENPAVFSTVLDVYPATSLPPIICGSGQPSVAALTLLDQLVQAGCIIYYSGDFDLKGLEIAIRLAQRYKQNFRPWCYDNETYLGVPRGKPAAANQINNLRKLDVPWDKQLVHRMLERKLFVYQESFIDKLINQFNNRHLKLAITKG, from the coding sequence ATGCTTGACTATTTGCGCCAGCCTTGTTTTGAGAAGCTGTTTAGCCTGGCCAGGAAAAAGATCCAATCCTTAAACGGTCTCCGGGGTGCGGTTACCCTGGACAACCTTTCCCCGGTGGACCAGGACCTGATCAGCGGTTTTCTGGGCAAGAACTGTTTGGGTCGGACCAGGCTAAAAATCCCTTTGCTTGAAATAGATGAGGTTCTGAAAAACAGCCCCCTGGAAATGGGACTATACCCTTTCCTGGAACTATATTTTAATGAAAGAATTCTGACCAACCAGGAAATTTCCGCAACCCGGGAACACCGTTGGGCCCAGTTTTTTGCCCAACTGCAAGAACAAGCCCAAACCCCGGTGACCCAAGACTGGTTGGCCCAACTTTGGCAAGGGACCGGCAGCGGCTACCGCACCCTGCTGGCCCTATACCAGGATAACCCGCAGGCTGCCCTTGATGAGGCTTCCATCTGCGTAAAAGCACTGGATTACTTAGCCACCCATCCCGGTGAGAATTTACGCATTCCTGTTTTTGCCGCCAAATTAACCGGTGACCCCCATGCCCTGGATCTGGAAAACTCGTTGGGGCGGTTACTTTATTACGGTCTGCTGCACTTCTTAGACAAACCGGAAACAGACTATACTGCCGAAGGAAAGCGCACCCTGTTCCGGGAGGCCGGGCTTTTGGACGATGATGTTTCATCCAATGTGCTGGTAGCCGGCCTGCGCGTATGCCAGGATGACCCCAGGTTCACCATTTTTGATGTGGCCAATGCCACCGGCAGCCCTTTAATTTTACCCCTGCGCTTTCTGGCAATGCCCACCCGCTGGCAACCCGGACAAAAAGTTTATATGACGGAAAACCCGGCGGTATTCAGCACCGTCCTGGATGTCTACCCCGCCACTTCCTTACCCCCAATCATCTGCGGCAGCGGCCAACCCAGTGTGGCGGCCCTCACCCTGTTAGACCAGCTTGTCCAAGCCGGATGCATTATTTACTACAGCGGGGACTTTGACCTCAAGGGACTGGAAATTGCCATCCGCCTGGCCCAGCGCTATAAACAAAACTTTCGGCCCTGGTGTTATGATAATGAAACCTACCTGGGGGTACCCCGCGGCAAACCAGCGGCTGCCAATCAAATAAATAACCTGAGAAAGCTTGATGTACCTTGGGACAAGCAATTGGTTCACCGCATGTTAGAGAGAAAGTTGTTCGTTTACCAGGAATCCTTTATAGATAAACTGATAAACCAATTCAACAACCGGCACCTAAAACTCGCCATCACCAAAGGGTGA
- a CDS encoding hydantoinase/oxoprolinase N-terminal domain-containing protein: MSYRIGIDVGGTNTDAVILDENLMPVAKAKTPTTADVTGGIYRAMSLVLQQGAVDTSKIKYAMLGTTHCTNAVVERKRLNQVAVIRIGLPATGAIKPLTGWPQDIKEAIGNRQYLVGGGHEFDGREIAPLDEQRLREIAREIKGKVDSVAITAVFAPVTNDHEVRAAAIIREELGDIPVSLSHEIGSIGLLERENATVLNASLVDVARTTAESFIAALEREGIKAKVYFGQNDGTLMAVEYAMRYPILTIACGPTNSIRGASFLAKQRNALVVDVGGTTTDVGVLVNGFPRESSVAVEIGGVRTNFRMPDLISIGLGGGTIVRSGDKGITIGPDSVGYRITREALVFGGDTLTTSDVVTALGKANIGDPEKVKHLAQQTLDHAYKQIIDMAEDVIDRMKTSAEPMPVILVGGGSIILPDELAGASEVIRPEHFDVANAIGAAIAQVSGQIERIFSIDELGREGALKMAKELAVEEAVKAGADPASIEIVEIEDVPLAYLPGNATKIRVKAAGSLLV; the protein is encoded by the coding sequence ATGAGTTACAGAATTGGTATTGACGTAGGAGGCACCAACACCGATGCGGTGATCCTGGATGAAAATCTAATGCCCGTGGCCAAGGCCAAAACACCGACCACGGCAGATGTTACCGGCGGTATTTACCGGGCCATGTCCCTGGTGCTGCAGCAGGGCGCGGTGGATACCAGTAAGATTAAATATGCCATGCTGGGCACCACCCATTGTACCAATGCGGTGGTGGAACGCAAACGGTTAAATCAGGTAGCAGTCATTCGCATTGGTCTACCCGCCACCGGGGCCATTAAACCCCTCACCGGCTGGCCCCAGGACATTAAGGAGGCCATTGGTAACAGACAATATTTAGTTGGTGGCGGTCATGAATTTGATGGCCGGGAGATTGCGCCGCTGGATGAGCAGCGGTTACGGGAAATTGCCAGAGAGATCAAGGGTAAGGTAGACTCGGTGGCCATCACGGCGGTTTTTGCGCCGGTAACCAATGACCACGAGGTACGAGCCGCAGCAATTATCAGGGAAGAGCTGGGAGATATTCCGGTATCCCTCTCCCATGAAATAGGCAGTATTGGATTGTTGGAACGGGAAAATGCCACGGTACTCAATGCGTCCCTGGTGGATGTGGCCCGCACCACCGCCGAGAGTTTTATTGCGGCCCTGGAGCGGGAAGGGATCAAGGCGAAGGTCTACTTTGGGCAGAATGACGGTACCTTAATGGCGGTGGAATATGCCATGCGCTATCCCATTTTAACCATTGCCTGTGGACCCACCAACAGTATTCGGGGTGCTTCCTTCCTGGCCAAGCAACGGAATGCCCTGGTGGTGGATGTGGGGGGTACTACCACGGATGTGGGTGTACTGGTCAACGGCTTCCCCCGGGAATCCTCAGTGGCGGTGGAAATTGGCGGTGTACGTACCAACTTCCGGATGCCTGACCTCATCTCCATTGGTCTGGGTGGCGGTACCATTGTGAGAAGCGGTGATAAGGGTATTACCATTGGACCGGATAGCGTGGGTTATCGCATTACCCGGGAGGCGCTGGTCTTTGGCGGAGATACCCTGACCACCTCGGATGTGGTAACTGCACTGGGTAAGGCCAACATTGGCGATCCGGAAAAGGTAAAACATCTTGCTCAGCAAACTTTAGATCACGCCTACAAACAAATCATCGACATGGCCGAGGATGTCATTGATCGGATGAAGACCAGTGCTGAGCCCATGCCGGTTATCCTGGTGGGTGGCGGAAGCATCATTTTACCCGATGAATTAGCCGGGGCTTCGGAAGTGATCAGACCGGAACATTTCGACGTGGCTAACGCCATCGGTGCGGCCATTGCCCAGGTCAGCGGCCAAATTGAACGGATATTTTCCATCGATGAATTGGGCCGGGAAGGGGCGCTGAAAATGGCCAAGGAACTGGCTGTCGAGGAAGCGGTGAAGGCCGGGGCTGATCCTGCCAGCATTGAGATCGTAGAGATCGAAGACGTACCCCTGGCCTATTTGCCGGGCAACGCCACCAAGATTCGGGTGAAGGCAGCAGGCAGCCTGCTGGTATAA